The Rhododendron vialii isolate Sample 1 chromosome 6a, ASM3025357v1 genome includes a window with the following:
- the LOC131330540 gene encoding triacylglycerol lipase 2-like isoform X1 — protein sequence METEKGRNSTSILITVFLLCVCADGARQVGYTINTNNGRLLWSSDSDVGICKSMVETQGYSCEEHTVTTTDGYILSLQRIPAGRSGVRADKPPVLLQHGLLVDATTWLVNTPDQSLAFILADNGYDVWLANTRGTKYSSGHTSLSPSDPAYWDWSWDELAAYDLPASVQFVHGQTGQNLHYVGHSLGTLMALAAFSRQQSLNMIRSAALLSPVAYLDRITTLLGKAAAFSMIGDVLYRLGGDEFIPGGDALTKFANGICNIMNIDCSSLTSVFAGPPCCISPSTMDAVANYGLQPTATKNMLHLAQMVRQGTIAMYDYGSKDDNNEHYGQPTPPVYNMASIPNDLPLFLAYGGQDYLSDPADVQTLIGTLNNHDADKLVVHYTEEYAHMDFILAGNANQVVYDPIMGFFSLN from the exons TATTcctgttgtgtgtgtgtgcagaCGGAGCTAGGCAAGTAGGTTATACAATCAACACCAACAATGGCAGGTTGCTATGGTCCTCGGATTCCGATGTTGGTATCTGCAAATCAATGGTGGAGACACAAGGTTACTCTTGTGAAGAGCACACC GTAACAACAACGGATGGATATATTCTTAGTTTACAGAGGATTCCGGCAGGGAGGTCTGGCGTGAGAGCAGACAAACCTCCTGTTCTTTTGCAGCATGGGTTGTTGGTA GATGCTACAACATGGCTGGTGAACACCCCAGATCAATCCTTGGCATTCATTTTGGCTGATAATGGATACGATGTTTGGCTTGCTAACACCCGGGGGACTAAATATAGCAGTGGACACACATCGCTTAGTCCCAGTGATCCG GCTTACTGGGATTGGTCGTGGGATGAATTGGCCGCTTATGATCTTCCTGCTTCAGTCCAATTTGTTCATGGCCAAACAGGCCAGAATCTGCACTATGTTGGTCACTCCTTG GGAACTTTGATGGCTCTAGCTGCTTTTTCCAGACAGCAGTCACTGAACATGATAAGATCAGCTGCTTTGTTATCTCCTGTAGCTTACCTGGATCGGATCACCACACTTCTTGGAAAAGCTGCTGCTTTTTCTATGATAGGCGAC GTCTTGTACCGATTGGGCGGCGATGAATTCATTCCAGGAGG GGATGCATTAACCAAATTTGCAAATGGGATTTGCAACATAATGAACATCGATTGTTCCTCACTAACGTCTGTTTTTGCCG GCCCGCCTTGCTGTATTAGTCCCTCCACCATGGACGCGGTTGCTAACTATGGACTTCAGCCAACAGCAACCAAGAACATGCTCCATTTAGCACAGA TGGTTCGACAAGGGACCATAGCAATGTACGATTATGGAAGCAAAGATGACAACAACGAACACTACGGGCAGCCCACACCTCCGGTGTACAACATGGCAAGCATCCCAAATGACCTTCCTCTTTTCCTTGCCTATGGAGGGCAGGACTACCTTTCGGATCCCGCGGATGTGCAGACACTGATAGGCACTCTTAACAATCATGATGCCGATAAGCTTGTTGTACACTACACGGAGGAGTATGCACATATGGATTTCATTCTGGCCGGAAATGCGAATCAAGTTGTGTATGATCCTATCATGGGCTTCTTCAGTCTCAACTGA